DNA from Brachionichthys hirsutus isolate HB-005 chromosome 3, CSIRO-AGI_Bhir_v1, whole genome shotgun sequence:
AAATGGCAGCTGAAAGCCAAGGAATAGGAAATGGAACGTCCACTCACCATAGTATCCTACATTTCCCCAGCCTGTTACGGTTCCCATCTGCCCATCTATCAGTCTTTGACCGTACGCTGGCAAGCAAACGGGCTGGATGTACTCTACACACAAACAAGGGCGTACAAACGTGCACCTAAACATAGAGTCTGTAACACATATAATAAGCATACAATCATGCTAACCTTCCTAATCCAATGTTTACTCATCAGAACCGTCTTATGGCTCGTGTAATAAATAGAATGAGAATAAGATATAACAGTCGTAGCCTGAAAATATCGATTTACTGTCGTTTATAGTAATTATGTTGGCTCCTGCCTTGTTCTCATTCCCATTCAGGACATCCTgtagaatgtttttaaaatctaaCAAGTTGGTCATAACCATTCTCACCGGGCCTTTCTATCTAAGCCGAGGATAAATGCAATGACATTTTTCCTCTAGCAGAGAACTATTTAATGTATCGTGTGCTGTTTGGACCGAAGTTGTAACTGTGAACATCAGACACTAGATGTCACACATGGCTCATTGGCATTATTTTTGATAATGTTGCTATATTTAGTTGCTCGTCTGTGACAGACACCATAACTTATGTCTCTCTAAGATGCCATTTTAAATAATCTCATCTCAGATTAAAGTAAAACTGCAATAGATGCCACTCATTAGAGAAGGGATGAGATTCCAGGACAGCATCAGACACAGTCGTGCTAACATCCTGTCTGGTGTTGATAGAATTGGGTTCGATGAAAGGCCTTTATTTCTTTCAATTCTTTCAACATGCAGGAAACCCATTTCTTGCATCCTAATGACTGATGACTCTTAGccattcttcctcctctctaaTGACTGCCATGATTAAACCATTTAGATTAAACCAGTGAGTAGATGAGTGGGAATTATTTGTTGATGAAGGAGTATAAACGAGTCCTACCACTGAATGTGAGCGGCTGGGAAAGGGCCAGAACAGCAATGTCCCTGCTGTTGTCATCAATGTTAGCATCGACAAAGGGAAGGTAGCTGCTGTGGTAGACAATGGTCTTCACCTCCGCCACGTTGGCATTAACCGGTTTGTTATAGATGGAGCCCAGTAGTACGCGCCAGCGATTAACAAAGCGATAGCGCCTACATGGAGAGAGCCGGAGAGGAAGGtgtaatgtaaaatgtaaagtgaCACGCCTTGTGTTTTAATCAGAAAGTATGACGTCCTTTTGTTCACACAGAAATTATCAAATGAATTATATCTAAAACAAATCTATTCTGGTCAGACCTGATGACAAGAGTTTGAAATATACATAGCTATCCAAGCattctgaaaataataaaacatggtTTCTCTTGAGACGCAAGCTTCGCTCCTTACTCTGGGAAACAGTGAGCTGCTGAGACAATCCAACGATTTGAGATGATGGATCCCCCACACTGATGAACGCCGTCGTACTGCAAGCTGACCTGCCACGGCCAGCTGCCCTGCCGAGCATCCACGCCGCCAACTATACGGTCCGCCGCAAAACTACGCCTGCCACAGTCTGccgggggggagagagagcgaggggaggCATTCAAAGacaagagcgagagagaaataaaagccGTTTTGTGGTAAATGATCGGTGAAGGAAGATGCGAATAAGAAGATGATCacagcaacaataaaatgtaactGAAGAAGAACAAGACCAGACAGGCTGTAAACAGGTACGGAATATCAGACATGGTAGGAAGGAGAGATAGTAAGGCGTGTGGGAGAATGAGAGACTGGAACATTATGACAGACTGGTGGAAGGTATGCAATATGTTTATTTTCCATGAAGGTGAAGTCAAGTTATGATCATTTAATGGGTGCAAATTGCTGTGATAACAAAAAGACTTCCTGCTGCGGTCACTGAAACCCCAGCAGCTAGTAAACCACTGCTTTTATGTGATGCTCTCATTTATAGAAGGATTTCTGGGAGAAAGACCAACAAAGTCCAGTTAGGTCACGGCGGGCGGATTACCCACAGGACtgtcacctgggggggggggggtcggcttgTGTCTACTGTGTTTTATAAGAATTGTTTTCAGCTGCATGTTTACAAAAACACGAAGGATTTTACATCAGCGACATCGGTGACATCGTACCTTGGCACAACAGCGTGAGAACCTCCCTGCTCTCACAGTCGCTGCAACAGAGACGGAGTTACTGCTCAGCGAAAGAACGGCCCAGACGAGCAACAGAGAGGTCCAGTGTAGTGAGACGGCTGCTGCGTCAGGTGGACAGGTGTGTCTTACCATGGGAACAAGGAGTCTTTGATTTTCTTGCCATAGCTGAGCTCCTCCGGCCTCACACAGAAGAACTCTCCACCATCTCCGCTGGCCTCTGGCACTGATGTGAGCGAGTAGTTCACCACGCTTTCAAAAAGAAAGCAGACGCACTTCAGTCCTGGATCGCAGCATCGAGCACGGAAGCAATGCGATGCAACGAAAGACGACTCACCTGATGAAGCCCACTTCTTcacagctaatgctagctagtAGCTCATTGGCTGAGGAGGAACACACCTGGCGCCACCTCCTCTGGGCAGAGTCGTACACTCTGAGATGTTGGTCGGCAGAATTGACCTGAACTGAAGGAGATGACGTGTAGTTCCTTGAGTCGGCTGAACTTCCAGACCGTACTGATGAAGCTCAGTTTCTGATTTCTAGAGATGTTGAATCTGTTTTACGTATTTTTGTTGCAAGTTTTCTTCTAATTGTAGCTGATAATTGATCATGTCTGATGTCTAAATTTAGCATCAGCCTGTCTTCTCTTACTCACCATCATACAGTCCGGTGTCTTCTTCCATTGTGCAATACGTTACTGCAGAAGTGcggttggaaaaaaagaaggaaaaacattttgcattttgtaaATAAGTGCAATGACGGCagcaaataaaacatctttttaCTCTGATTATGATTTCACTGATTGTGTATGTGTGAAGGAGTGTGGACTGACCTACGGCCCAGACGGCTGCTCCGATCGCTCCCAAGGTCATCAGCATCGCGCATACCCCAATCACCCGGCAGGGGGTCAACACGCAGGTCAGAGAGATTCCCCTgctccctgcagacacacacgcatgcatggaACGATTCCAAAATAGGTTCACCTGCACTCAAAGTTCAAAGACGCTGCATCAAACAACCCGCATATGATGCCTGCAACACATTCCAACATGTGTGGACATGCCAATAGGACAAGACTTGTCCAGTACTGGGCAATAATACATGGCAAGAGTTGAAAGTATCGGGCTGGTGGTAACAAACATCAGCAAAAATCATGAAGTGAATGCAGAACATTTCCTGGCAAAGACCGAAAAGTACAAATTACACAGATTAGATCAATAGTCTAAAGTCTAGCATTTCTCTACAGAGTAGGAAAAAGCGCTTAAGCTGGGTCGTTGTCATGTAACGTCTGCAGcacacagcagcacagctgTGGTTTCATGTCCTCTGATCTGTGCAGGCgtataacagaaataaaaagaaaggtgGTAACTGCGTAGATAAAGTGATCTTTACCTCATTCTCAACTAAGTCCCCACATCTGCTGACTCATGAACGGCCCTGCCTGCTCTTTAGCAGCGTTTGTCTCCCCGCATGTCTTTGCACAGTTTTCCCATTGCCCTTATTCCTCCTGTGGTCCTcttctctgtccctcctccCCTGCCAAAcctgtcctctctgtcttctATTCTTCCCTGGGTCAACATAAAAATGATGCTTGGGTTTTAAAATtgcctaaaaaaaagaacagtcaGACAACAAAAATAGTAGGAAACAACGAGTATCAAACATAATGACTAGCAGATCAATTGTACCTGACATTCCACCAGAGGGACATTCTATCCTCGTATTCATTCCCTCATGCTCCAGGAAATGATCCACAGCTCATCTTCAGCGTGAACACACCTTTAGCAACGTTGCCAACATCCTTGGTCCCAAAATCCTtgttcctttctttctttcctcctctcctgctcccaaCAGGGAACTCCTCACAATCATATTACAGGACAGAACAATCACTCTATTGTGTCCACCTGTACCTGAGACCACCctctccactgtgtgtgtgtgtgtgtgtgtgtgtgtgtgcgttaggAGGCAGAGGTCTCCTGATGTACACACAGTTTATACCGAGTTACAGGATAAAGTTAAACCTTTATTGTTACGTCCAAAGTTTCACAGTAAAACCAAAAAATGTACAATgtatcagttttgtttttttgttcatgtaTATTTCAAGATTCATTTCAGATTTAGGACCTCCCCTCATGTAACTGGATAGTTTGTTACCATGGTTATTGTGCCACTAAAGCTGGCACGACCGGTAAAATGACTCTTTATCACAatccacaaaaaaacatgctaaACATTCGTGTTATTTCGACCGTCGTCCATGTGACATGTGACCAGTCAAAAGACACAGGAAGAAATCGGTTCAGTGTCAACCCTCCTTCTCTGCGATGTGGAGAGGagtagccacacacacacatatttaccccccccccctcccctccccttccagGGTAAAGCCACCCTGCTAgatcaaacagtggcatgtgaGCCGAGACATCAGGCTGTCTGAGACTCGCCCAAAGAAAACACGAGAAAGACACGGAAAAACACACTCAGCAGTATGACAAGCCCACAACACAATTACTGTCTCAGAAAATACCACCAAACGGTTTTTAGAACAATAAagttaatataaatattcaTGAAGTTGAAGTGACAATAAACAAGTTTGAGAGTTGCTTATATCGCTTTTCAGGCGGCCGACTGTTTAACTCTTTTTCGGCTGATTTAAGTCTGGTGTCATCGAGATGGAGCTGACATCCAGACGTTAGGATTCGATTAATATCAGCCTAATAATATTGCACTTTGGGCTTAAAATTAGgtttgaaaaaatatttatgacaTTGAAAATTTAAAACTCAGCTCAGCGTAGCAGCAAAATAGCCAAAAACATGAACTGAACTTTTGGAGAACAATTACAAATCagaacacatttaaatacttttatgGTACGTTGGGTAGACTGAAGTGAAGGGACGTGTGACAAGAATGGGATCAGGCAAAGATAACAGTGCAGAAGCAGGCGGAGCGCTCACAAACAGGCGGTCACAGCGGAAGCTTTTACTCATAGTAGCGGTTGTCATGGtggaaaagtaaaaataaacacaaacatactgCCTTGTGTAACAGGAGTACTTACATGTGAATGGTCATAATTGTGATTTTCTACTTGCCCACGCATGTTTGGAGTTCAAGCGCGCCACGTTAAGGTAAACACTGCCTGTTTCTCAAAAATAGGTGATGTCCCACCCAATGTAAGCACGGCCACAGAAGAAATGAGCCACGCCTCGTGTGCCACGCCTCGTGTGCCACGCCTCGTGTGCCACGCCTTGGCTAGACTTCTCCTGTAATTAACAACACTGACGCGATTCACTGCATCAGACAGAACGCATATAACCTCCAGCTGAGGGCGTGCTGACACAACAGGGATCGAGggcagcagaagatggaggagagagcAGTTACCAACGATAGACGCAACCGAGTGAGAGGCTGCTGGCTTCATAACTACGGTAGGTACTTTAACCTAGAGTAATGGAGTACAAATATATGCAGGGGTGAGTTTCTTGTTTTGTCAAAGCTTCAAGATGTAACTGAATTTGTGGTCAGCGTATCTATAA
Protein-coding regions in this window:
- the hpn gene encoding serine protease hepsin, translated to MYAEKVVTEGKMMGSRGISLTCVLTPCRVIGVCAMLMTLGAIGAAVWAVVTYCTMEEDTGLYDVQVNSADQHLRVYDSAQRRWRQVCSSSANELLASISCEEVGFISVVNYSLTSVPEASGDGGEFFCVRPEELSYGKKIKDSLFPCDCESREVLTLLCQDCGRRSFAADRIVGGVDARQGSWPWQVSLQYDGVHQCGGSIISNRWIVSAAHCFPERYRFVNRWRVLLGSIYNKPVNANVAEVKTIVYHSSYLPFVDANIDDNSRDIAVLALSQPLTFSEYIQPVCLPAYGQRLIDGQMGTVTGWGNVGYYGHLADVLQEATIPIISDAVCNAPDYYDNQITTSMFCAGYEKGGTDACQGDSGGPFVADDCLSKTSRYRLLGVVSWGTGCAMAKKPGVYTRMSRFLPWITTAMRNYHNMAGVHKMART